In Desulfovibrio sp. 86, the following proteins share a genomic window:
- a CDS encoding DUF438 domain-containing protein, which translates to MLLTKDTSIYTLTKEYPFLIDSLANHNKSFEKLKNPLLRQTVGRVASVEKAAGMGDESVLSLLLFIAGEIMTTTGESVEIAPPDAKGVQGNDTKASQDQRLAALKEIIKDLHDGVEFSQLQDKFNKTVGDITPQEIAALEQTLVNEGLPETEIKRMCHLHAALFQNALEGQQMPQVPPGHPVHTYLKENAQAKKLIAEIGEALGPSRTPTDAHWPFVLKRLSSLVQELAGIQTHYVRKENQLFPLLEKHDVSAPGKVMWEVHDDIRGKFRRAQELLADDNRVEGSAAVQDLIDEVAEMVSKEENILLPMCLQLLTEEDWSRCRLGDDEIGYSFGVTPEGEWSAAAVSLAVGTGQSGLVDLSTGQLPREVVDAILCNLPVDVSFVGPDDRVAYYSDSAHRIFPRSAAVIGREVKNCHPPKSVHMVTEILEAFKRGERDKAEFWLELGGKFIHIEYLALRNKQGAYLGCLEVGQDATHLRSLTGQRRLLEWE; encoded by the coding sequence ATGTTGCTTACCAAGGATACGAGTATCTATACCCTCACCAAGGAATATCCTTTTCTCATAGACTCTCTGGCAAACCACAACAAGAGTTTTGAAAAACTCAAAAATCCTCTTTTGCGGCAGACAGTGGGCAGGGTTGCCTCTGTTGAAAAAGCGGCCGGCATGGGTGATGAGAGTGTTCTTTCACTGCTGTTGTTCATCGCTGGCGAAATCATGACCACTACCGGCGAATCGGTTGAAATTGCGCCTCCCGACGCCAAGGGCGTGCAGGGGAATGACACGAAGGCGTCGCAGGATCAACGCCTGGCCGCGCTCAAGGAAATAATCAAGGATCTTCATGACGGCGTGGAGTTCAGCCAGTTGCAGGACAAATTCAATAAAACAGTGGGTGATATCACTCCGCAGGAAATTGCCGCTCTGGAGCAGACCCTTGTGAACGAGGGCTTGCCCGAGACGGAAATAAAAAGGATGTGCCATCTGCATGCGGCCCTGTTCCAGAATGCGCTGGAAGGGCAGCAGATGCCGCAGGTTCCACCGGGGCACCCTGTGCACACCTATTTGAAGGAAAATGCTCAGGCAAAAAAGCTTATTGCCGAAATCGGGGAAGCCCTGGGCCCATCCAGGACGCCAACCGACGCCCACTGGCCTTTTGTGCTTAAGCGCCTCAGTTCTCTTGTTCAGGAGCTTGCAGGCATCCAGACCCACTACGTCCGTAAGGAGAATCAGCTCTTCCCCCTGCTTGAAAAGCATGATGTGAGCGCTCCTGGCAAGGTCATGTGGGAAGTGCACGATGACATCCGAGGCAAGTTCCGCCGGGCGCAGGAACTTCTGGCTGACGACAACAGGGTGGAAGGATCTGCGGCTGTGCAGGACCTCATTGATGAAGTTGCTGAAATGGTTAGCAAAGAAGAAAATATTCTTTTGCCCATGTGCCTTCAGTTGCTTACCGAGGAGGACTGGAGCCGCTGCCGCCTGGGTGACGATGAAATCGGCTATTCTTTCGGCGTAACGCCCGAAGGGGAATGGAGCGCGGCTGCTGTCAGCCTTGCCGTAGGCACGGGCCAGTCAGGACTTGTCGATCTTTCCACAGGGCAACTGCCGCGAGAAGTTGTGGACGCCATTCTTTGCAATTTGCCCGTGGATGTGAGCTTTGTGGGCCCGGATGACAGGGTGGCCTACTATTCTGACAGCGCGCACCGTATTTTTCCCAGAAGCGCCGCCGTTATCGGCCGTGAGGTGAAAAACTGCCATCCCCCAAAATCAGTGCACATGGTCACTGAAATTCTGGAAGCCTTTAAAAGGGGAGAGCGTGACAAGGCCGAGTTCTGGCTGGAACTTGGCGGCAAATTTATCCATATTGAGTATCTTGCGCTCAGAAACAAGCAGGGAGCCTATCTGGGCTGCCTTGAAGTGGGGCAAGACGCCACGCACCTGCGCTCCCTGACTGGCCAGAGGCGACTGCTTGAATGGGAATGA
- a CDS encoding cupin domain-containing protein, with the protein MKILQLDSTREFSPNVMKRFFLVEDSPNFKIINFNLDAGVVFPVHSHDLDGELSIQILEGEGFFLGADGVKLPAKTGDILVSEIREPHGVEATTRMRLLVTITPPI; encoded by the coding sequence ATGAAAATACTGCAGCTTGATTCCACCAGAGAGTTTTCGCCCAATGTCATGAAGCGTTTCTTTCTTGTGGAGGATTCCCCCAATTTCAAGATTATCAACTTCAACCTTGATGCTGGCGTCGTTTTTCCCGTGCATTCGCACGATCTGGACGGGGAACTGTCCATACAGATTCTTGAAGGCGAGGGGTTTTTTCTGGGAGCCGACGGCGTGAAGCTGCCAGCAAAAACTGGAGACATTCTTGTTTCTGAAATTCGTGAACCACACGGGGTTGAGGCCACAACACGCATGCGCTTGCTTGTGACCATTACCCCGCCCATCTAG
- a CDS encoding pyridoxamine 5'-phosphate oxidase family protein, producing the protein MQARMKKYPLSEEKIHALLTAEPVARLASTGADGFPYITPVHFVYLRGKIFIHGLATGEKLANIKRDSRVGFEVDRMIGLVHHAQEACDTNTAYESVIIRGHAAMIADAAAKRAVLDAFVRKYAPQHAGGSYPDAMIKMTGVIELSIQSCTGKYYPV; encoded by the coding sequence ATGCAAGCAAGAATGAAAAAATATCCGCTGTCAGAGGAAAAAATACACGCATTGCTTACTGCCGAACCGGTGGCCAGATTGGCCAGCACAGGGGCGGATGGCTTTCCCTATATTACGCCCGTTCATTTTGTGTATTTGCGCGGGAAAATATTTATCCACGGTTTGGCCACGGGCGAAAAACTTGCCAACATCAAAAGAGACTCGCGCGTGGGCTTTGAGGTGGATCGAATGATCGGGCTTGTCCACCATGCACAAGAGGCGTGTGACACAAATACTGCCTATGAAAGCGTTATTATCAGGGGGCATGCGGCCATGATTGCCGATGCCGCCGCAAAGCGCGCCGTATTGGATGCTTTTGTGCGTAAATACGCACCGCAGCATGCAGGCGGTTCCTATCCTGATGCGATGATAAAAATGACTGGGGTCATTGAACTGTCAATACAATCCTGCACGGGAAAATACTATCCGGTGTAA
- a CDS encoding helix-turn-helix transcriptional regulator has product MDDHYGERTLLMAELKKLGVTQSHLAAIFRQKYGMPPTRYLASIREQQAKKMLAATDTPIIDVAAAIGFASLAAFYAFFKKQAGTTPHRFRVQSKSQVA; this is encoded by the coding sequence ATGGACGATCACTACGGCGAACGCACACTGCTGATGGCTGAGCTGAAAAAGCTGGGCGTTACGCAAAGCCATCTGGCTGCCATATTCAGGCAAAAGTATGGCATGCCCCCCACGCGTTATCTGGCCAGCATACGCGAGCAGCAGGCCAAAAAAATGCTCGCCGCGACAGACACGCCTATCATTGATGTCGCTGCCGCCATTGGTTTTGCCAGCTTGGCAGCATTTTATGCGTTTTTTAAAAAACAGGCAGGCACGACGCCGCATAGATTTCGTGTGCAATCAAAATCACAAGTGGCGTGA
- a CDS encoding methylated-DNA--[protein]-cysteine S-methyltransferase encodes MKNMAFYTFPIGKIGIAADDGGICGVFFSTEAPPEGFEQVETPMIKKAAEQLGEYFEGKRKEFDLPLHLGGTEFQATVWRALMTIPAGETRSYKDIALMVGNPGASRAVGMANNRNPVAIIVPCHRVIGQDGSLTGYAGGLAIKQYLLDHEKIWQPARTEKTHEQYKLF; translated from the coding sequence ATGAAAAACATGGCGTTTTACACCTTCCCCATCGGCAAGATCGGCATAGCTGCGGACGACGGTGGCATATGCGGGGTGTTTTTCAGCACCGAGGCCCCACCTGAAGGCTTTGAACAGGTGGAAACTCCCATGATCAAAAAAGCCGCAGAGCAGCTTGGCGAATATTTTGAAGGCAAGCGCAAGGAATTCGACCTCCCCTTGCACCTGGGCGGCACAGAATTTCAGGCCACCGTGTGGCGGGCCCTGATGACCATTCCTGCTGGCGAAACCCGTAGTTACAAAGACATTGCGCTAATGGTGGGCAACCCAGGCGCAAGCCGCGCGGTGGGGATGGCCAACAACCGCAATCCTGTTGCCATTATTGTGCCCTGCCATCGTGTCATCGGACAGGACGGAAGCCTGACGGGGTATGCGGGGGGGCTTGCCATAAAGCAGTATCTGCTGGACCATGAAAAAATCTGGCAGCCAGCCAGAACTGAAAAAACGCATGAGCAATACAAGTTATTTTGA
- a CDS encoding DNA-3-methyladenine glycosylase family protein has product MSNTSYFEYGEKEKHWLRSRDPALSAAMDEIGHIHREVQPDLFKALINAIVGQQISTKAHVTIWNRMQERFAPITPENFENLRAEDIQTCGISMRKALYIKSIADAVKDGGLDLTLLPAMTDAEISASLVQLKGIGIWTAEMLMIFSMQRPDVLSWDDLAIQRGLRMLYRHRTITPKLFAKYKKRYSPHASVASLYLWAIAGGACASLKDCAPVKNRGAKSR; this is encoded by the coding sequence ATGAGCAATACAAGTTATTTTGAATATGGCGAAAAAGAAAAGCATTGGCTCAGGTCGCGTGATCCTGCGCTGTCTGCCGCCATGGATGAAATCGGGCATATTCACCGTGAGGTGCAGCCCGATTTGTTCAAGGCGCTTATAAACGCCATTGTCGGCCAGCAGATATCCACAAAGGCCCACGTGACCATCTGGAACAGGATGCAGGAGCGCTTTGCCCCCATCACTCCAGAAAACTTTGAAAATCTGCGAGCGGAAGATATACAGACCTGCGGTATTTCCATGCGCAAGGCCCTGTATATCAAAAGCATTGCCGACGCCGTCAAGGACGGCGGGCTTGACCTGACACTTCTGCCAGCCATGACGGATGCAGAAATAAGCGCAAGCCTTGTGCAACTGAAAGGCATTGGCATTTGGACGGCAGAAATGCTGATGATTTTTTCAATGCAGCGCCCGGACGTCCTGAGCTGGGATGATCTGGCCATACAGCGCGGTCTGCGCATGCTGTACAGGCACCGCACGATTACGCCCAAACTTTTTGCAAAGTATAAAAAGCGCTATTCGCCCCATGCCTCTGTTGCCAGCCTGTATCTTTGGGCCATTGCGGGCGGAGCCTGCGCCAGCCTGAAAGACTGCGCGCCAGTAAAAAACAGGGGCGCAAAATCCAGATAA
- a CDS encoding nitroreductase family protein produces MDVLEAIFTRRSIREFTNEDVSEADLETLLRAAMAAPSAHNRQPWHFVVVRDKALLAKIAELHPYAKMAAHAPLAIIVCANPAEAKEAGFWQQDCTAALENMLLAARGKNLGTVWCGMHPIEDRVEPIRHLLKIPADINVMALVVVGHPAQPFSKVDRYKVEKIHHNGW; encoded by the coding sequence ATGGACGTTTTAGAAGCCATTTTTACCCGTCGCAGCATCCGTGAATTTACCAATGAAGACGTCAGTGAAGCTGATCTGGAAACCCTTTTGCGCGCAGCCATGGCGGCCCCCAGCGCGCATAACCGCCAACCTTGGCATTTTGTGGTTGTGCGTGACAAAGCTTTGCTCGCAAAAATCGCCGAACTGCACCCCTATGCCAAGATGGCAGCCCATGCGCCTTTGGCCATAATCGTATGCGCCAACCCCGCTGAAGCCAAAGAAGCAGGTTTTTGGCAGCAGGACTGCACAGCCGCATTGGAAAACATGCTTCTGGCGGCGCGTGGAAAAAACCTGGGCACGGTATGGTGCGGCATGCACCCCATTGAAGACAGAGTGGAGCCCATCCGCCACTTGCTGAAAATCCCTGCGGACATCAATGTGATGGCCCTGGTCGTGGTGGGGCACCCTGCGCAGCCTTTCAGCAAAGTCGATCGCTACAAGGTGGAAAAAATTCACCATAATGGCTGGTAG
- the tnpA gene encoding IS200/IS605 family transposase produces MGDAKSLAHTKWNCKYHIVFAPKYRRQVFYGEKRRAVGDILRKLCEWKDVKILEAECCPDHIHMLLEIPPKISVSSFMGYLKGKSSLMLYEQFGDLKFKYRSREFWCRGFYVDTVGKNTAKIQDYIKKQLDRDKLGDQLSLPYPGSPFTGRK; encoded by the coding sequence ATGGGTGACGCAAAAAGTTTAGCTCACACAAAGTGGAACTGTAAATATCACATCGTCTTTGCCCCCAAATATCGCAGACAAGTATTTTATGGAGAGAAAAGGCGAGCGGTAGGTGATATTTTGCGTAAGCTGTGTGAGTGGAAAGATGTAAAAATACTAGAAGCAGAATGCTGCCCTGACCATATCCACATGCTGCTTGAGATACCCCCGAAAATAAGTGTGTCGAGTTTTATGGGGTACTTAAAAGGTAAAAGTAGTTTAATGCTCTATGAGCAATTTGGCGATCTCAAGTTTAAATACCGCAGCCGTGAGTTTTGGTGTCGTGGGTTTTATGTAGATACCGTGGGTAAAAATACTGCAAAAATTCAAGACTATATAAAGAAACAACTGGACAGGGATAAGCTCGGTGATCAGTTGAGCCTTCCATACCCTGGAAGCCCGTTTACGGGCCGCAAGTAA
- a CDS encoding FAD-dependent oxidoreductase, whose amino-acid sequence MLRVTTLQNHERMSTQDLLLAIEAAVEKGETNFYIEASGQHDIGGPLWNKDGKKLTFTVNNPGQRVGSMCLPDTEVLVEGSAPADVGWLNAGGRITVRGDAGDTAAHCAAAGVVYIGGRAGTRSGSLMKHDPVYSAPELWVLKSVGSFSFEFMGGGKAVVCGYESQTMPSILGERPCVGMVGGVVYFRGPVGHLPHEVCVSAIDDADIAWLEAGLDDFLTAIDKPRLRKELSIWKHWKKITPLPFEERDHEGMPGIGQFRAKEWIADGIFSDVAPDDFAVNGLVARGDYRQRVPLWENARYAAPCEFNCPASIPSQVRFNLLREGRVDEAYRLVLDYTPFPGSVCGSVCPNPCMQSCTRSQLDSPVQIGALGSCSADIKVPKEKKRTGKHVGVIGGGVGGLTAAWQLARMGHDVTVYEADAVMGGKLEQVIPRARLNHDLLQKELKRIEDLGVHFVNNCTVDAKKFAELRKKHTALIVATGGHVPRIFPWPGHEKIVAGIDFLKAVNKGKAPRVPENVIVIGCGNAGMDAAAGAYASGAKLVTCVDVQKPAAFAHEIEQIEALGGKLVWPVQTKEITDKGLITQEGRLIPGEMVIITVGESPDLSFLPEGLEKFREWLVPKPDLSVMDGVFAVGDVIKPGLLVHAIGTGREAALSADAWMRGESYTPTEKRLVPSTRLHTAYFAKCHDKDLPSPQDEHNRCISCGSCRDCKMCLKSCPEKAIDRKQDENGFEYVSDPARCIGCGICEGICPCGIWTMYPNWDMS is encoded by the coding sequence ATGTTGCGCGTAACTACACTGCAAAATCACGAGAGGATGTCCACCCAGGATCTTCTGTTGGCCATTGAGGCCGCAGTGGAAAAGGGCGAGACGAATTTTTATATCGAGGCATCGGGGCAGCACGATATTGGCGGGCCCCTGTGGAACAAGGACGGCAAAAAGCTCACGTTCACCGTGAACAATCCCGGCCAGCGGGTTGGCTCCATGTGCCTGCCCGACACTGAAGTTCTGGTTGAAGGTTCCGCCCCCGCTGATGTGGGCTGGCTCAACGCGGGCGGCCGCATTACTGTGCGCGGAGACGCCGGCGACACGGCGGCGCACTGTGCCGCAGCGGGTGTAGTGTATATAGGCGGGCGTGCGGGCACGCGTTCCGGCTCGCTCATGAAGCATGACCCAGTATATTCGGCCCCCGAATTGTGGGTTCTCAAGAGCGTGGGCAGCTTTTCCTTCGAATTTATGGGCGGCGGCAAAGCTGTGGTTTGCGGCTATGAAAGCCAGACCATGCCCTCCATTCTGGGTGAGCGCCCGTGCGTTGGCATGGTGGGCGGCGTTGTGTATTTTCGCGGCCCGGTGGGGCATCTGCCTCACGAAGTGTGCGTCAGCGCCATTGATGACGCTGACATTGCCTGGCTTGAAGCCGGACTGGACGACTTTCTGACCGCCATCGACAAGCCCCGGCTGCGCAAGGAACTCTCCATCTGGAAGCATTGGAAAAAAATAACCCCCCTGCCTTTTGAAGAGCGCGATCATGAAGGAATGCCCGGCATAGGGCAGTTCCGCGCAAAAGAATGGATTGCTGACGGTATCTTCAGCGATGTGGCGCCGGACGATTTTGCGGTCAATGGGCTCGTGGCGCGTGGCGACTATCGCCAGCGCGTGCCCCTGTGGGAAAACGCGCGTTACGCCGCTCCCTGCGAATTCAACTGCCCGGCCTCCATTCCCAGTCAGGTGCGTTTTAACCTGCTGCGCGAGGGCAGGGTGGACGAAGCCTATCGTCTGGTGCTGGATTATACGCCCTTTCCGGGTTCTGTCTGCGGCAGCGTGTGCCCCAACCCCTGCATGCAGAGTTGCACGCGCTCGCAGTTGGACAGCCCGGTGCAGATTGGCGCGCTCGGTTCCTGCTCGGCAGATATTAAAGTGCCCAAGGAAAAAAAGCGTACCGGCAAACATGTTGGCGTCATCGGCGGCGGCGTGGGTGGGCTTACAGCGGCATGGCAGCTGGCCCGCATGGGGCATGACGTCACCGTGTACGAGGCTGACGCCGTCATGGGCGGCAAGCTTGAACAGGTCATACCGCGTGCCCGACTGAACCATGATCTGCTGCAGAAAGAACTCAAGCGTATTGAAGACCTGGGCGTGCATTTTGTAAACAACTGCACTGTTGACGCCAAAAAATTTGCGGAACTTCGCAAAAAACACACCGCCCTTATTGTGGCCACGGGTGGCCATGTCCCCCGCATCTTCCCCTGGCCGGGACACGAAAAAATCGTGGCTGGCATCGATTTTCTCAAGGCCGTCAACAAGGGCAAGGCCCCCAGGGTGCCGGAAAACGTCATTGTTATCGGCTGTGGCAATGCGGGTATGGACGCGGCGGCAGGAGCCTATGCCTCCGGAGCCAAGTTGGTTACCTGTGTCGATGTGCAGAAGCCTGCCGCTTTTGCTCATGAAATTGAGCAGATTGAAGCTTTGGGCGGCAAGCTTGTGTGGCCGGTGCAAACCAAGGAAATCACGGACAAGGGCCTTATCACGCAGGAGGGCAGGCTTATTCCTGGTGAGATGGTCATTATCACCGTGGGCGAGTCGCCTGACCTTTCCTTCCTGCCCGAAGGACTTGAAAAATTCCGTGAATGGCTTGTGCCCAAGCCAGACCTGAGCGTTATGGATGGCGTCTTCGCCGTTGGCGACGTTATCAAGCCTGGTCTTCTGGTGCATGCCATTGGCACAGGACGTGAGGCGGCCCTTTCCGCTGACGCCTGGATGCGCGGCGAAAGCTATACGCCCACAGAAAAGCGCCTTGTTCCGTCAACCCGGCTGCACACGGCCTACTTTGCCAAATGTCATGACAAAGATCTGCCCAGCCCGCAGGACGAACACAACCGCTGCATCAGTTGCGGATCGTGCCGTGACTGCAAGATGTGCCTCAAATCCTGCCCGGAGAAAGCCATTGACCGCAAGCAGGATGAAAATGGTTTTGAATACGTGTCTGATCCTGCCCGGTGCATAGGCTGCGGCATCTGTGAAGGCATTTGCCCCTGCGGCATATGGACCATGTACCCCAACTGGGACATGAGCTAG
- a CDS encoding glutamate synthase-related protein yields MESVKTQDVSVNDLRWKIDYRPEMCTMCGSCVAACTFNAIEVTMMRRSVTLSRKAFPDPSQEHMARPVISQKPSIEHACVGCGMCEKICPNSAIRPVRNIDQRFPLLARSHGPIKRGGRSNLAMPRTLDSIVVGRISQMTDPALDSERHTFDIRSPLGRVMLAQELPLRVEGSSLVLTDRTPTVNWVYPAIFSDMSIGALSTRAWEAIAVATAYLNEKCGMPVRMCSGEGGMPSKLLESEQLKYMILQIASGHFGWNRIIRAMPRMKTDPAGVLIKIGQGAKPGDGGLLPAAKVAPHIQAIRGVPRATLHSPPNHQGLYSIEESVQKMHLSLNAAFGFRVPVAIKCAASATSVSVYNNLLRDPYKICGGFFIDGIQGGTGAANEVSLEHTGHPIVSKLRDCYQAAVAQGLQGQIPLWAGGGIGLSGNAAADAFKMICLGANGVIIGKILIQLLGCVGNEQGRCNACNTGKCPTGICTQDPRLVKRLDVDRGAQNIVDYMLAFDAELRKLLAPVGNSSMPVGRSDALVATDRSVADKLGIQYAC; encoded by the coding sequence ATGGAATCAGTAAAAACTCAGGATGTCAGCGTCAACGATCTGCGCTGGAAGATAGACTACCGTCCGGAAATGTGCACCATGTGCGGTTCCTGCGTGGCCGCCTGTACATTCAATGCCATTGAAGTGACCATGATGCGCCGCAGCGTGACGCTTTCGCGCAAGGCATTTCCCGATCCTTCACAAGAGCATATGGCCCGGCCCGTCATTTCGCAGAAGCCCAGCATCGAACATGCCTGCGTTGGCTGCGGCATGTGCGAAAAAATATGCCCCAACAGCGCGATTCGCCCTGTACGCAATATTGATCAGCGTTTTCCCTTGCTGGCGCGCAGCCATGGGCCCATCAAGCGCGGCGGGCGCAGCAATCTTGCCATGCCCCGCACGCTTGATTCCATTGTTGTGGGCCGCATAAGCCAGATGACAGACCCCGCCCTGGATTCGGAGCGGCATACTTTTGACATACGTTCACCCCTGGGCCGCGTCATGCTGGCGCAGGAACTGCCCTTGCGCGTCGAGGGCTCAAGCCTTGTGCTTACCGATCGCACTCCTACGGTAAACTGGGTATACCCGGCCATATTCAGTGATATGAGCATTGGCGCGTTGTCCACCAGAGCCTGGGAAGCCATTGCCGTTGCCACGGCCTACCTGAACGAAAAATGCGGTATGCCCGTGCGGATGTGTTCTGGTGAAGGCGGCATGCCGAGCAAGTTGCTGGAATCTGAACAGCTGAAGTACATGATCCTGCAAATTGCCTCCGGCCACTTCGGTTGGAACCGCATTATCAGGGCCATGCCCCGCATGAAAACAGACCCGGCGGGCGTGCTCATCAAGATAGGCCAGGGAGCCAAACCGGGCGACGGCGGCCTGCTGCCCGCAGCCAAGGTTGCGCCGCATATTCAGGCCATCCGTGGCGTACCCAGGGCCACCCTGCATTCGCCGCCGAACCATCAGGGCCTGTATTCCATTGAAGAGTCGGTGCAGAAAATGCACCTTTCGCTCAATGCGGCTTTTGGTTTTCGTGTACCAGTGGCCATCAAGTGCGCAGCCTCGGCCACGTCTGTTTCCGTTTACAACAACCTGCTGCGCGATCCCTACAAGATTTGCGGCGGTTTTTTCATCGACGGCATTCAGGGCGGCACGGGCGCTGCCAACGAGGTGTCGCTGGAGCATACGGGCCATCCCATCGTCTCCAAGCTGCGCGACTGCTACCAGGCAGCCGTGGCTCAGGGGCTGCAGGGGCAGATTCCTTTGTGGGCGGGCGGCGGCATCGGCCTTTCAGGCAACGCCGCAGCCGACGCTTTCAAGATGATCTGTCTCGGAGCCAATGGCGTTATTATCGGCAAAATACTCATTCAGCTGCTCGGCTGCGTTGGCAACGAGCAGGGGCGTTGCAACGCCTGCAATACTGGCAAGTGTCCCACGGGCATCTGCACCCAGGATCCGCGTCTGGTCAAACGTCTTGACGTGGACAGGGGCGCGCAAAATATTGTGGACTACATGCTGGCCTTTGACGCCGAGCTGCGTAAGCTGCTGGCCCCTGTGGGCAACAGCTCCATGCCGGTCGGACGTTCAGATGCGCTGGTAGCCACAGACAGATCCGTGGCCGACAAACTGGGCATTCAGTATGCCTGCTAG
- a CDS encoding glutamate synthase, whose amino-acid sequence MCRIGSIKSKTPVPPSVALNLMLPQQEGHDNSGFAMVMQDLEGVFSHYKDKPLLSLACTPQGVQLANDFMEEKGFVQVAQWVPEVDKKPGLKIEAMPRYVFRNYEYPEIYRYRSQAEREDLLLDTRLELRTLLEKDGNGFVYSFWPDVLTLKEIGDPADIATYFRLWNDDGRLTARNIVTQCRQNTNYAIVRYAAHPFFLQGYTLCANGENTFFTKNKEFQKALHRGYIGFESDSQNFLYTLHYVLHELEWPIRYYKHVITPLPFVEAEQRADSKVLGLIRESLAHLEINGPNTIIALLPDGKMMTCCDSKKLRPVVVGHDKDMVAIASEVCGLNAIMPNRNVAEDIYPNEREMVVIDNDLAVQRWNQ is encoded by the coding sequence ATGTGCAGAATAGGCTCTATCAAGAGCAAGACGCCAGTGCCCCCCTCAGTGGCGCTCAATCTCATGTTGCCACAACAGGAAGGACACGATAACTCCGGCTTCGCCATGGTCATGCAGGACCTTGAGGGCGTGTTCAGCCACTATAAGGATAAGCCTTTGCTTTCTTTGGCCTGTACTCCTCAGGGCGTGCAACTTGCCAACGATTTCATGGAAGAAAAAGGTTTTGTGCAGGTGGCCCAGTGGGTGCCGGAAGTGGACAAAAAGCCCGGTCTGAAGATTGAGGCCATGCCGCGCTACGTCTTTCGCAACTACGAGTATCCCGAGATCTACCGCTACCGTAGTCAGGCTGAACGTGAAGACCTCCTGCTTGACACGCGACTTGAGTTGCGCACCTTGCTTGAAAAAGACGGCAACGGCTTTGTGTATTCCTTCTGGCCCGACGTGCTGACACTGAAAGAAATCGGCGACCCGGCTGATATCGCCACATACTTTCGTCTCTGGAACGATGATGGCCGTCTCACCGCGCGAAACATCGTCACGCAGTGCAGACAGAACACCAACTACGCCATTGTGCGCTATGCGGCCCATCCTTTCTTCCTTCAGGGGTACACCCTCTGCGCCAACGGTGAAAACACCTTTTTCACCAAGAACAAAGAGTTTCAGAAAGCCCTGCACAGAGGCTATATAGGCTTTGAATCCGACTCGCAGAACTTTCTTTACACTTTGCACTATGTGCTGCACGAGCTTGAATGGCCCATCCGGTACTACAAGCATGTCATCACGCCCCTGCCTTTTGTGGAAGCCGAACAGCGCGCCGACAGCAAGGTGCTGGGTCTTATCCGCGAATCTCTTGCCCACCTTGAGATCAACGGGCCCAATACCATTATCGCCCTGCTGCCCGACGGCAAGATGATGACCTGCTGCGACTCCAAAAAGCTTCGCCCTGTGGTGGTCGGTCATGATAAGGATATGGTGGCCATAGCTTCAGAAGTGTGTGGCCTCAATGCCATTATGCCTAACCGTAATGTGGCGGAAGACATCTACCCCAACGAAAGGGAAATGGTGGTCATTGACAACGATCTGGCGGTGCAAAGATGGAATCAGTAA